Proteins from one Sabethes cyaneus chromosome 2, idSabCyanKW18_F2, whole genome shotgun sequence genomic window:
- the LOC128734350 gene encoding pre-mRNA splicing regulator USH1G, with translation MSSDRIHRAAKDGLLDVLREATRSEANSKDVDGMTPVLWAAFEGRLEALKLLVGRGGDPDKSDQFGNTALHLAAAKGHMPCVDFLVQFGANIYALDIDKHSAKDLAAINNRENILRYLDAAVANLEVVDRKKARDFKEKAKKKSEKRAREFASRQQKLNQGHDDDTRIRPHRPSNMLQMLKHKIWSGSHGNLKNSHKDNANNQNGTKFSALVGGTVSGARGAVKKRAEATKLKQQIENGGFKIGEMEPTGKRSIRSIQGLQRDSEILYVGTYGSVEDSGKRGKLKDVFDVDSNGYEEVDDEDSESGGSNAHKFNTISRSVSQPDFLANLNDELTNDVLLQSRPSIFNRPSGNLAMTRSVSTVLAQLGNEQSTNESSDGSTKAKMKLGPIKPRSQLVISDSESDHDSSDNEENESLAMLRFLVAFKLEDYYPVFQKNEIDMETLMLLTEGDIKSLDLPIGPHRKLCNAIQERREALANPGTIVDSRL, from the exons ATGTCATCAGATAGGATACACAG AGCGGCCAAAGATGGCCTACTGGATGTGCTCAGGGAGGCCACCAGGTCAGAAGCGAACTCCAAAGATGTCGATGGGATGACTCCGGTACTATGGGCTGCATTCGAGGGTCGATTGGAGGCTCTCAAATTGCTGGTCGGAAGAGG tgGAGATCCGgataaatccgaccaatttggTAACACAGCATTACATTTAGCTGCAGCCAAAGGTCACATGCCATGCGTAGATTTTCTGGTACAGTTCGGTGCCAATATTTACGCTTTAGACATTGACAAACACAGTGCGAAGGATTTGGCGGCCATCAATAATCGAGAAAACATCCTTCGCTATCTGGATGCTGCCGTTGCGAATCTAGAAGTTGTTGATAG GAAAAAAGCGCGAGATTTtaaagaaaaagcaaaaaagaaatcTGAAAAGCGGGCGCGAGAGTTTGCCAGTAGACAGCAAAAGCTTAACCAGGGACACGACGATGACACCCGGATACGTCCGCATCGACCTTCCAACATGCTGCAGATGTTGAAGCACAAAATATGGTCCGGAAGTCATGGAAATCTGAAAAATTCCCACAAAGATAACGCCAATAATCAAAACGGGACCAAATTTAGCGCGCTGGTGGGTGGCACTGTTAGCGGAGCACGAGGGGCCGTGAAAAAACGAGCTGAGGCTACCAAATTGAAGCAGCAGATCGAAAATGGAG GTTTCAAAATAGGCGAAATGGAACCGACAGGCAAACGCAGCATTCGATCAATACAGGGCTTGCAGAGGGATTCTGAAATTTTGTACGTTGGCACGTACGGTTCCGTCGAGGATAGCGGAAAACGTGGCAAACTGAAGGATGTGTTCGATGTAGATTCCAACGGGTACGAAGAGGTAGACGACGAGGACAGTGAAAGCGGTGGATCGAATGCTCACAAATTCAACACCATCTCGAGATCCGTGAGCCAACCGGATTTCCTGGCCAACCTCAACGATGAGCTTACGAACGATGTTTTGCTACAAAGTAGACCCAGTATTTTCAATAGACCTTCGGGAAATTTGGCAATGAC GCGATCAGTTTCGACTGTGCTGGCACAGCTTGGCAATGAACAATCAACCAATGAGTCGTCCGATGGGTCTACGAAAGCGAAAATGAAGCTTGGTCCCATTAAGCCTCGTTCGCAGTTGGTCATTTCAGACTCCGAAAGCGACCATGATAGCTCTGACAACGAGGAAAACGAGTCACTAGCAATGTTGCGCTTCTTAGTCGCATTTAAACTCGAAGACTACTACCCAGT ttttcagaaaaacgagatcgacaTGGAAACATTGATGCTTCTTACCGAAGGGGACATTAAATCACTAGACCTTCCTATTGGTCCCCACCGAAAATTGTGCAATGCAATTCAGGAACGAAGAGAAGCTCTTGCTAATCCCGGAACTATAGTggacagccggctgtga